The Mangrovimonas cancribranchiae nucleotide sequence TAGTCCATATAAGCCAAGACATCAGGAATACCACGATCTAAAAAAATGAGATCTGACTTAGAATTATTAGCTTCAATATATTGCTGTTTTCGGCCTTCTAAAAGACGTTCGCTAAACAAAAGCGGCTTTGTAAGAAACAGCTGTTCAATACCTTCTTTGCGGGCTTCTAGTATAACGTCTCTAGAAACTTCATCGTAGCAAATGTAGCCACGAGTTTTAAGTTCGTTAATAAGCGATGTTTTTCCTGTACCTGGGCCACCAGTTATAACTATTTTTTTTGTTTTCAAATCGGCAAGGTTTTAGCTGTAAAAATCGTAATTTAAAAGGGAAATAAAAAATAGAAACTAAAGTGTATCTTTGCTAGATAGATATAAAGACTATGGAATTAAATAAAAAAACAGAAGAATTTTACGAAAAACTAAAGTCACAACTTTATGAAAATAATTCATGGCCAGCTGAATACCTCTATAAGTTTATTGTGAAATCTGATTCGCATAAAATAGCCGAAATAGAAGCTATATTTAACAATATGGGCGCTGTTATTAAAACAGCTGAATCTAAAAATGGTAAATATACCAGTGTGTCTATTAACTTGTTAATGCGTAATCCAGAGCATGTTATAGAAAAATACATAGAAGTTGGAGAAAAAGTAGAAGGTGTTATTAGCCTATAATTATTTTTTGTATTTTGCGCTTAAGGAAAATGACTTCAAGACAATTTTAATCCGCAACACATTTTGATAGACAATTTAGAATATAACTCAGAAAGAGAACATTTGATTATTCCAGAATACGGAAGGCATATTCAAAAAATGGTAAACCATGCCAAAACCGTTGAAAATAGAGACGAAAGAAATAAAGTAGCAAAATCAATTATTGATGTTATGGGGAATTTACAACCCCATTTAAGAGATGTAACAGATTTTCAACACAAACTTTGGGATCAGTTATTTATCATGTCTAATTTTGAATTAGATGTTGACTCTCCATTCGAAAAACCTTCCAAAGATAAACTTCAAGAACGTCCAGAACCATTACGTTACCCACAAAATCACCCTAAATACAGATTTTATGGTAACAATATAAAAACCATGATAGATGTAGCATGTACTTGGGAAGAAGGTGATAAAAAAGAAGCCTTGGCATACACCATTGCAAACCACATGAAAAAATGTTTCTTAAACTGGAACAAAGATACTGTAGACGATGCCGTAATTTTTCAACATTTGTATGAATTATCAGACGGGAAAATAAATTTAAAAACATCTGATGAAGATTTAACAGATGCCTCAAGTTTAATGCGTGGCAAAAAACAACGCCATCATAGTAACAAGAAAGGAAAAAAGAACCGAAACCGTAAACGCTACTAAACTACCAAAATGGGAATTTTTAAAATTGAAGGCGGCCATCAATTAAAAGGAAGTATCCAACCCCAAGGCGCCAAAAACGAAGCCCTACAAATTCTTTGTGCGGTGCTTCTTACTCCAGAAAAAGTAACTATCAAGAACATTCCAGACATTGTCGATGTCAATAAATTAATTGTTCTTTTAGGGAAACTTGGAGTAAAAGTTGAAAAGCTCTCAACATCGTCTTATTCTTTTCAAGCAGACGATATTAACTTAAAATATTTAGAATCGGCAGAATTTAAACAAGATGGTCGTGGTCTTCGTGGGTCGATTATGATTGTTGGGCCGTTATTGGCTCGTTTTGGCAAAGGTTATATCCCAAAACCAGGAGGCGACAAGATTGGTCGTCGTAGATTAGATACGCATTTTGAAGGTTTTATTAACCTTGGCGCAAAATTTCGTTACAACAGGGAAGAGTATTTTTACGGTGTAGAAGCCGATAAACTTACTGGAACCTATATGTTGCTTGATGAAGCTTCAGTAACGGGAACGGCCAATATAGTTATGGCAGCAGTTTTGGCCGAGGGTACAACCACTATTTACAATGCAGCTTGCGAACCTTATTTGCAGCAATTGTGTAAGATGCTCAACAGAATGGGCGCAAAAATTTCAGGAATAGGCTCTAATTTATTAACCATTGAAGGCGTTGATACATTAGGCGGAACTGAACATACCATGTTGCCAGATATGATTGAAATTGGTAGTTGGATTGGCTTGGCTGCGATGACCAAAAGTGAGCTGACTATTAAAAATGTAAGTTGGGACGATTTAGGACAAATTCCTAATGTATTTAGAAAGTTAGGGATTACGGTTGAGCAACAAGGTGACGATATTCATATTCCAGCACATACCGATGGTTACGAAATACAAAGCTATATAGATGGTTCTATTTTAACCGTTTCCGATGCACCTTGGCCTGGATTTACACCAGATTTGTTAAGTATTATTTTAGTTGTTGCTACCCAAGCTAGAGGTAGTGTTTTAGTACATCAAAAAATGTTTGAAAGTCGTTTATTCTTTGTTGATAAGTTAATCGATATGGGCGCAAAAATTATTTTATGCGATCCACATAGAGCGACTGTAATTGGTCATGATTTTAAATCGCAACTAAAAGCCACTACAATGACCTCGCCAGATATTCGTGCGGGTATTTCATTATTAATCGCTGCTTTATCGGCCAAAGGAACATCAACTATTCATAATATTGAACAAATTGATCGTGGTTACGAACACATTGTAGAACGCTTACAAGCTATAGGCGCTAAAATTGAACGCTTAGATTAAACAATTTATATTATCATAAATAATTAAAAACGTCTGCATTTGTGCAGGCGTTTTTTTTAGTTTAAAGCGTTTTTATAAGTTGCTAAGCAACGTTCACGTGCTTCTCTATGATCTACAATAGGTTTTGGGTAAGTTAGTTCTTGATATTCTGGCACCCATTTTTTGATGTATGTATGGTCTTTATCAAATTTTTTAATCTGTGTAGTGGGATTGAAAATTCTAAAATAAGGAGCAGCATCAACACCAGACCCAGCTACCCATTGCCAGTTACCAATATTACTTGCCATTTCATAATCGTGAAGTTTTTCGGCAAAATAAGTTTCGCCCCAACGCCAATCGATTAGCAAATGTTTACATAAGAAACTACCTACTAGCATTCTAACGCGATTGTGCATATAACCTGTTTTGTTAAGTTCTCGCATTCCAGCATCAACCAAAGGATATCCTGTTTTGCCTTCACACCAGGCTTTAAACTCGATTTCGTTATTACGCCATTCAATACGGTCGTATTTTGGTTTAAAGCTTTTGGTAACCGTATGTGGAAAGTGCCACAAAATTTGTATAAAAAACTCACGCCAGATAAGTTCTTGCCAAAAGGTTTCGTTGGGTTCTGTTATGGCTTTTTTTATCATTTCACGAATACTTACTGTACCAAACCGTAAATGTGGCCCTAAATGTGATGTCGCATCTTTGGCTGGAAAATTACGTGTGGCTTCGTAGTTTTGAATAAGCTCTGGTGACACAGTATAATCAGTAATATTTTGTGAGGATGTTTTAAATCCTATATCATTTAAACTTAAGTTAGGTAGATTATTTTCTTTAATTAAATTTTTAAGGAGTGGTTTTGTGTCATAGGTTTTAAGTTGAATGGTTTTAAACTTGGCTTTCCAGGTTTTCATATAAGGTGTGTATACTACATAAGGATTGCCATCGTTTTTTACAACTTCATTTTTTTCAAAAATAACGTGGTCTTTGTAAGTTTTAAAAGCAATATTCTTCCCCTTTAAAAACGTTTCAATATCCTTGTCACGTTTTTGGGCATAAGGTTCGTAATCGTGGTTGGTAAATACGGTGTTAATGGTATAATTTGCCGTCAGTGTTTTAAAAACATCAATAGGTTTTCCATTGAAAAGTGCCAAACTACTATTTTGTTTACCTTTAATATAACTACGCATTTGCTGCAAAGTGTTGAATATGAATGTCACGCGTGCATCGTCCTTTGGTAACTTATCCAAGATTTCTGTATCGAAAATAAATATTGGTAGGACAGGTAAACCGTTGTTTAAAGCATGACATAAGCCAACATTGTCTTCCCATCGTAAATCACGACGAAACCAAAAAATATTTACAGGCTTATTCATAGGGTAATTCGTTTTCCTTTAATGGTTTATAGTCACTTGAATTGATATCTAGAATAATATTTCCAATACGAATACGAACTAAACGTAAGGTTGGAAATCCTACTTTGGCTGTCATTTTTCGTACTTGTCTAAATTTTCCTTCGGTAAGTGTAATGCTTACCCAGGAAGTAGGTCCATGACGAGAGTCACGAACATGGCGCTTTTCTATAGGGAAATGATTTGGATTAATATTTGTAGTTACTTGACAAGGTTTTGTTTGATAGGATTTTCCATTAATACTAATGGTAACACCAGTTTTAAGTTGATTTATGGCTTCTTCTGTAATTACACCATCAACTTGTGCCAGATATTCTTTTTCAACTTTGGAGCTGTTTATGTAATGACTTGTTTTTCCACAAGTCGTTAATAGTAATAAGCCTTCAGAGGTTTCATCGAGTCTCCCAACAGCCATAATATTTTTGGGAAACTCACCAAGTTCACCTAGTAGCTTTTTATTACGACGTTTATTTTGATTATTAACAAACTGACTTAAATAGCCGTAAGGTTTATGTATTTTAAAATGCTGTGCCATTATTTAAATTCACCAAATAAGTCCATAAGTTTTTGTTGCCGGTAGTTGAATATCTCGTTTAATTTTGGTTTTACCAATATAGGGTGAAAAAGCTGCCCTAGAAAACCAAACGGGAGTTTGTAGTGCACAATATCTTCCATTTCAATACCGCTATTAATGGGTTTTATAAAATGTTTATGATGCCATAAGGCGTAAGGGCCAAACCGTTGCTCATCTACAAAATAGGTGTTGTCTTTAACATGAGTGATTTCGGTTACCCATTTTGATTTAATTCCCAAAATAGGAGTTACAATGTATTGAATAATTTGTCCAGAAAACATTGGTTTGTCTGCACCAGACAAAATATCAAAACTCATATAATCTGGTGTAATCGTTTTAAGGTTTTTAGGATTTGATAGAAATGCCCAAGCCTCTTCAACAGAAATGGGCAACTCCTGTTTTGTGTGTAATGTGTATATTTTCATTTTAGTTGTAGATAAAAATATAAGCGTTTAAAGAGGTCGCCAGTAATAACCAAATTAAATAAGGCAGCAATAAATACCTTATGCGTTTCATGTAATCTAGTTGGTATTTTATAAAGAAATAACCTATTACCAGAGTAAGCAAACTAATAACAATAAGTCCTAGAAAAACTAAATGTTGATTAAAGAAAATGTAATTCCAACTGACGTTTAAAATAATTTGAACACCGAATAATATGTTTAAAAACTTTGACTGGAATTCTTTAAATAAATACGCCAAATACACAGAAAAACAAATCATAATGGTACTCCAAGCAACCCCAAAAACCCAACCTGGAGGTGTCCAAGGCGCTTTGTTTAAATTTAGATACCATTGCGATTGCGGCCCATTATCCATTAACCAACTACCCAAGGCCAAACAGCCAAAATTGATAACTAGAAGTAGTATGATTAATTTGGCCGTTTTCATTATTCTAGATGTTTGGTAATCTTCTTGCTTAAGGGCTTTGTCATTGAGTAATATACATCAACAAATCGGCCGTTTTCATCAATAAGATATTTTTGAAAATTCCATTTAACCGATGAGTTTTTTGTGCCGTTAAGGTCTTTATCAGTTAACCATTTGTACAATTCGTGTTGGTTATCGCCTTTAACGTCTATTTTTTCAGTCATTAAAAAGTCTACACCATAATTAGATTGACAGAAATTTTGAATTTGTGTGGCAGAACCTGGTTCTTGGTTCCCAAACTGATTACATGGCAATCCAATAATTACAAGTTTGTCTTTATACATTTCATGAAGCTTTTGTAAATCTTCGTACTGTGGTGTAAAACCGCATTTAGAAGCTGTATTAACAAATAATATATGTTTGCCTTTAAAATCAGAAAGATTTACAGGTTCTCCAGAAAGATTATTAATCTTAATATCATAAATAGATGTTTTAGGTTCTTGAGCCTGCGTTTTACAATTAAATAGTACCATAAAAGTTAATATTGGAATGAATGTTTTCATAAAGTATATAAAATAAATGTTCAACAAAAATATAAAAAAGTTAGACAAAAATATGGTCTTTCGCTTTTATTTAAGGATTCGTTAACAATTAAAAGAGCGCTTAATTTGTAATTTTAACCTAATTAAAATTAGAAAACAAAATAATACTAATCACAATGAAAAAATTATT carries:
- a CDS encoding ATP-binding protein — translated: MKTKKIVITGGPGTGKTSLINELKTRGYICYDEVSRDVILEARKEGIEQLFLTKPLLFSERLLEGRKQQYIEANNSKSDLIFLDRGIPDVLAYMDYANETYPNHFVNASQNHTYDAVFVLAPWEAIFESDNERYENFKQAEEIHDYLLSTYKKFDYNLTDVPLDTIENRVDFLLNHLSII
- a CDS encoding DUF493 family protein — its product is MELNKKTEEFYEKLKSQLYENNSWPAEYLYKFIVKSDSHKIAEIEAIFNNMGAVIKTAESKNGKYTSVSINLLMRNPEHVIEKYIEVGEKVEGVISL
- a CDS encoding DUF4290 domain-containing protein, translating into MIDNLEYNSEREHLIIPEYGRHIQKMVNHAKTVENRDERNKVAKSIIDVMGNLQPHLRDVTDFQHKLWDQLFIMSNFELDVDSPFEKPSKDKLQERPEPLRYPQNHPKYRFYGNNIKTMIDVACTWEEGDKKEALAYTIANHMKKCFLNWNKDTVDDAVIFQHLYELSDGKINLKTSDEDLTDASSLMRGKKQRHHSNKKGKKNRNRKRY
- the murA gene encoding UDP-N-acetylglucosamine 1-carboxyvinyltransferase gives rise to the protein MGIFKIEGGHQLKGSIQPQGAKNEALQILCAVLLTPEKVTIKNIPDIVDVNKLIVLLGKLGVKVEKLSTSSYSFQADDINLKYLESAEFKQDGRGLRGSIMIVGPLLARFGKGYIPKPGGDKIGRRRLDTHFEGFINLGAKFRYNREEYFYGVEADKLTGTYMLLDEASVTGTANIVMAAVLAEGTTTIYNAACEPYLQQLCKMLNRMGAKISGIGSNLLTIEGVDTLGGTEHTMLPDMIEIGSWIGLAAMTKSELTIKNVSWDDLGQIPNVFRKLGITVEQQGDDIHIPAHTDGYEIQSYIDGSILTVSDAPWPGFTPDLLSIILVVATQARGSVLVHQKMFESRLFFVDKLIDMGAKIILCDPHRATVIGHDFKSQLKATTMTSPDIRAGISLLIAALSAKGTSTIHNIEQIDRGYEHIVERLQAIGAKIERLD
- a CDS encoding deoxyribodipyrimidine photo-lyase, translated to MNKPVNIFWFRRDLRWEDNVGLCHALNNGLPVLPIFIFDTEILDKLPKDDARVTFIFNTLQQMRSYIKGKQNSSLALFNGKPIDVFKTLTANYTINTVFTNHDYEPYAQKRDKDIETFLKGKNIAFKTYKDHVIFEKNEVVKNDGNPYVVYTPYMKTWKAKFKTIQLKTYDTKPLLKNLIKENNLPNLSLNDIGFKTSSQNITDYTVSPELIQNYEATRNFPAKDATSHLGPHLRFGTVSIREMIKKAITEPNETFWQELIWREFFIQILWHFPHTVTKSFKPKYDRIEWRNNEIEFKAWCEGKTGYPLVDAGMRELNKTGYMHNRVRMLVGSFLCKHLLIDWRWGETYFAEKLHDYEMASNIGNWQWVAGSGVDAAPYFRIFNPTTQIKKFDKDHTYIKKWVPEYQELTYPKPIVDHREARERCLATYKNALN
- a CDS encoding pseudouridine synthase; the protein is MAQHFKIHKPYGYLSQFVNNQNKRRNKKLLGELGEFPKNIMAVGRLDETSEGLLLLTTCGKTSHYINSSKVEKEYLAQVDGVITEEAINQLKTGVTISINGKSYQTKPCQVTTNINPNHFPIEKRHVRDSRHGPTSWVSITLTEGKFRQVRKMTAKVGFPTLRLVRIRIGNIILDINSSDYKPLKENELPYE
- a CDS encoding SRPBCC family protein, translated to MKIYTLHTKQELPISVEEAWAFLSNPKNLKTITPDYMSFDILSGADKPMFSGQIIQYIVTPILGIKSKWVTEITHVKDNTYFVDEQRFGPYALWHHKHFIKPINSGIEMEDIVHYKLPFGFLGQLFHPILVKPKLNEIFNYRQQKLMDLFGEFK
- a CDS encoding TspO/MBR family protein, coding for MKTAKLIILLLVINFGCLALGSWLMDNGPQSQWYLNLNKAPWTPPGWVFGVAWSTIMICFSVYLAYLFKEFQSKFLNILFGVQIILNVSWNYIFFNQHLVFLGLIVISLLTLVIGYFFIKYQLDYMKRIRYLLLPYLIWLLLATSLNAYIFIYN
- a CDS encoding glutathione peroxidase; amino-acid sequence: MVLFNCKTQAQEPKTSIYDIKINNLSGEPVNLSDFKGKHILFVNTASKCGFTPQYEDLQKLHEMYKDKLVIIGLPCNQFGNQEPGSATQIQNFCQSNYGVDFLMTEKIDVKGDNQHELYKWLTDKDLNGTKNSSVKWNFQKYLIDENGRFVDVYYSMTKPLSKKITKHLE